AAGCGaatcatatataaccatatatggAGGATATATAGGCATATATCGTCGTTTTCAGTAGAAAACCGCTGAACTCCGTATTCGTAAATTATACAGGAGAgctaaaaaacaatataaaagtcaattttttaacttaaaaaaaaaaatagtgtttgAATAAGCATAATATGTAGATATTTTgctcaaaatataatttattttactaatgtgcatggaaaaaatgttttttttaatcgtaatttttgaaattataggttcctttttacatttttagtTGGAGTTAAAAGGTTTCTGTGTGACAACTTTTATCATttgagaaaatttgaaaaaaaaaatgttaatcaAGCATCAAATGTGAGTATTTCGACAATTGCCCCAGCgggatatgaaaaaaaaaattttttttctcaaaaatgtGAAGTcaagcggtttttttttttactgagaaCGACGCGTTAATTTAAACGATTCTACATAACTATATATTAGGatgtttcaaaaaaagtttttttcttatgGCCTTGGAAGCTAacttaagtataaaaaaattttctaagaactcaatgaatattcatttttcacAAACCCACCAGAAAATAAGTCATGAACCTTAAAaccttaataaataatattccagattttttatattaatcgtTGTTTTAACAACAATTCctgtttttctatttaaatatttaattcatatatatttaaaacagATAAATCTTTAAGtgaatgttttaatttatttaatttattgtacacTGATCAGAAACATGAaaggatattaaaaaatcctaAATTTCCCGGTGATTTTCAAAAGACCGTTACTtagtgaaaaatggtcgtagaacgtaaaaaataaagcaaGTTGAAGAATATTATGgtttttggtaatttttttttagtaatgtCACCTAAAATTTAATCTTTTGGTTTGATTCCTAATTACGTTTTTTacgttgataattaattacttgacaACCGAAAATCGTACTGTAAAATGAAGCaggattttcaaaatttcaaattatcctCTATTAGACATGCTtattgttatttgaaaaatttttttctttgatacaAGGAatctaattgaaaaaaagttaaaaatttgcgAATTTAGGGTTATTTGCATAAATTTGCAATGAATGAATGGACTATGGACCTTTTGATTAACCTCAGAGAATTCCAAAGAAACCCTGAAACGTTTAAACCgttgaaattttgtttttctttgaGTACTGAAAGGTTAACATTGGCAATTTcgctaaaaattaattaaaggatGTACTGTgtgatttttattcatttctcgaggtttaaaatatattttctagcTATCATTCAAGTTTTTGTTGTCAAAATATGTtaataactgaaaaaaaaaaaattcattttcgcaaaaaaattttataatttaaatatagtcagacatacacgaaaaaaaagttcgacGAAAATTCCAATATTACTATCGTAATTCTGGACTATACTTCAATTATCAGTAACtttcaaatatatgattttttgttattttttattttaaatctatatttttatataacttactctataataaaatataaataaatttatcattttcactagaataaattttataaataagaaagctttatagaatattaataaaatattgatgaaGTACgtgaataatatatattaaggcTGTACATCTAAACCGGCTTAACcggttaaaaaagttaaccaGGTTAATTAGCTGGCTAGCTCGTCAGCTTAGCTAATTTAACCGGTTAACTTCATTAGCTTGGCTAAGCAGCCAAAGGCTTAACCGGTTAACTCAAATTAGCTAGGCTAATTAGCTGAGGGTTTAATCGGTTaaatggttaattttttttttcatctattcGCTACcttatcttaaaaaatatatatgaaatatcatatttatttaattttagacCGAAAAAgctataacaaaaaatttatactattagttaaaaaaaaattcaattcaattttgaaaattatttaattaaaaatatatatcgcgTTAAttatgccaaaagggcgtatctcaaaatatacgcctttttggctatgtaaaattaaaaaggcgtattaaaaaatcttctttttccggataaatttGGGAATTTCACAACAAAAAACTATCtagaaaaaaacgaaaaaaaaatttaaaagccaaaagggcgtaccATTTTTAtccttttcaattattattaattcttagcgaaaaaaaaaatcaagagaacagtaaaataaatgactttaaAACTCGATCAACtggagaaaaacattaaattaaatgaaaaaaacgtTCCCAAGTTGATCagaaaaaacatatttttatacgcccttttggcataagtaacgcgatatatatttttaattaaataattttcaaaattgaattgaattttttttaactaatagtataaattttttgttatagcTTTTTCGgtctaaaattaaataaatatgatatttcatatatattttttaagataagGTAgcgaataaatgaaaaaaaaaattaaccatttAACGGATTAAACCCTCAGCTAATTAGCCTAGCTAATTTGAGTTAACCGGTTAAGCCTTTGGCTGCTTAGCCAAGCTAATGAAGTTAACCGGTTAAATTAGCTAAGCTGGCGAGCTAGCCAGCTAATTAACCtggttaacttttttaaccgGTTAAGCCGGTTTAGATGTACAgccctaatatatatagtgaaatatattatttcaatactgatgtatacttttaatgtttttgattttttagctTGTCAACATGCATGTTAATAGCTTGAAGATCCTGACTATTGGTTTctactaagacttttttttctaacagcctttttgtttcattttttcgttattgaaatcaattcctactgtttttttttcatgatgaTATTACAATCGCATTCGCGCCGCGCCACTTATAGATcagttttgacagaaaaaaatgtatcggATTTTGTCAGACAAAAGAAAAGGAAGTAAAAATTTGTCCAACTTTGTTACAAAGTTCCTTGACTTTTTCCAGTAAAGTTCCCTTAAATTTTCAGGTTTTCCAGGAATGTGGCCCCCATGTCCGATTTTCATTAagaataaatcaataatagtTACAACGTacctaataattataaaatttgttaccttttttaaaaaatttttttgcatttcgtAAGCAATCTAAACTGACTCTATCATAATATGCAGTCGTGATTGTTCCTCCAATTTTTTCAATCGCGGCAATTACTGGCTCAGTTGTCCATTGAACCTCtatatttacttttgaattaaaactaTTGGCTCCCTATggataaaagtaattaatcagTTTCTTCGAgggagagaaaaataatgaaaaatagtttatatACAAACATCAATAGTGAGTTGAACTCCAGCATGATTCATTCTCGTGTCAATTCTATATATACCAGTGTTTAACAAAGTTGTAAGATCTATCGGTTTTGAAGAATCAATGCGGTTCGTATCAATGAGCATTTGCAGTTGATGCAAACTCAGAGGAGGATACTGACGtctcaaactaaaaaaaaaatttacttcttaaagtataaatataacgCAATGcagcaattgatttgttgaataCATActgatgatttttataatacgGTTCATGACCAAACCGAAGATAAAATGGCGTATTCCCTGTTTCATATCCAAGCTGCATATAATTTTGTCGTTGACCAGAACCTTTATTTCCAGCACCATGTTTATCACCACCATGCTGACCTCTTCCTCTTTTGTTCTAGAcaagataataatttataaaaaaatgggaAAAAAAGTGAATGAGACCATTTTTATGATTGAAGAGTGTAACCTTTTTCAATGTACCGGGATTAGCTCGTAAATTTCCCAAACATACTCTTGGTAATGATTTTAACATCAGCAGTGCAAGATCTCTACTGCCATTTCCTCTGGCTGTCATACTGATGatcaatgattaattattttgtaaaaattgatttctttttttttttttttttttttaagttatggACCAGAGTAGATTAGAGAACTGTTGTTAAAAGAAATTCATTCGGAAGATTCAGAGGACAGACACTAAAAGTCTATTATTGAGTTTATGAAAGGAGTGCAATTTTAAGGTTAAAAAAAGTGATGcgattatttagataaatgagGATGGCGCTGTAGACCGTATATTGTGTCCACCGGCTCATCCACAGCTACTCTATTTAGTAGCACAGTTTCTCTGATAGCCACATTCTTAATATAATTGCTtagcaagttctgcagtgaaacacGTTCAGCTAActtaaggctgggccgcacctaacgaagtcctgaatttaagaattctaattatttattaaataattatcataacagcaatttttttagcttccgactaaaagccgaagacgaacttcctcggaagattttcatcatccgagtcccataaatattcaaagagtaattagaattcttaaattcaagacttcgttaggtgcggcccagccttaacgacaagtttctggcaagcctCGGTTGGCCTtggataatacttgcgtgcaagttgatgtAATCAATTGCCGTCGtctgaatgtaatttaacagaaaatcttgccgtcaatttgaagtgaaacttccaatcaacttaacgtcattgtctgacatAGCTCAGAATGTAAACTGGCGAAAAAGATAGCTTGTATCCGCGCATGcgtacataaaaatttaattatgaaaaggCCTGTTGCACTACGAGgaaaaatgaagtttttttttttgtaacttttttaaaaaataaaatgatcttataataaaatgatctTTAGAAATTTTCCAGTTCAATGGCTCTTAGTGATAATTTTAGTAGTTATTATTCTATTCTTCAAAATAAAGTTAGAATCATTAAAAGATGAGAATAAAATGTTGAGTAAgtatattttctattattttaatgtttgaaACCTCTTAACGTATTATTGAATATGAATaatattacatatttataaactCCAAAGTTAGTGAACTTACAAAAATTCAAGACTTTaccaaaaatcaaaaaagttcaaaaagtgatacaaaattagaaaaatttgaagacaccataattatatataacagaGTTCCAAAGACTGGGTCTACTAGCTTTGTCGGTGTAGTGTAcgatttgtgtaaaaaaaataaatttcatacgcTACACATaaatattactaataatatGCATACATTTACACTTTATAACCAGGTCAGTATCTAAATttatctagtaaaatattataattcattatttgtaAATCGAAATATAACTATACAGATTCAGTTTGTCAACAATATTACACGGTGGAATATAATGAAGCCTGCTTTTTATCATGGCCACAtggcttttttaaattttaataagtaAGCACATATTATATCAACAACTctagaaaaaatgattttataaagttttatagacaacaatcatttttgaaaaaaaatattaaattatgataatttgaaCCTGTATGTATTCTAATGAAGTAGAAACATTACTTCGACTGATCAACTAATcgttttattgatgaaaaattgcGGTGAATACTGGATTCCAACCCGGGTCCATCTAAATGCTAAACCCGTGCTGCTATTCATTGTgtgataatgaaaatatatatttagatacggaagaataattaaagaaatacaaaaatattgatGTAATGATTGACTCCAAAATCGTCTGTTAGATTCCAATCAACTACATAATtgagaaaactttttttgatgaGAATTATCAAcggaatgaaattaaattttcttctatttctacagtattttataaatttctatataaaatcatttttctaccataatataattttatttgaccgTATTCAAGAAATTACTactgatatatttttcaaaatgtaaCTAAATAATTTGTGCTGGATAAGGTTACCATGTCTCCAGATTTGATTAAAAGACTCCCGAAATCATGCAGATTCTCCCGACTTTATATTTCAAAGTAAATCTCACgagtagagaaaaaaaatttgttattaccaaatttaagttatttttctatattgtCTCATATCGTACGATATTCAACGACACTATCGATAGCAGATCTTGTTGTAGGGTTTTATTAGTGATCATAGCATTTTGATCATGAAGAACTTATGcaaatttttcgactttattaaaaaacctgacaaaaaaatttgtgttcaTGTTGCGACTTTGGAGAGCTTTGAGATGAAAACCCTAtgctgaaataaaattaaattttaccgaatttcataaaattgttttaaatgttATTCAATTCTATTTTACTTGATGAGATTTTATGGAAGCTCAGcaaattctataaattttcgtatgattgctagaaattttgattttaattacaaatttttttttttttcgctggacatttaaaattttactcaattatatctaattttaaaagatttaatcaaattttcatgtaattttataaggtttggtaaaaatgaatgaaattatatgaaatagtataaaatttcatgaagcATAATAACTTTTTGTACAATTCTTAGctagcaaacaaaaaaaataattttcacaaaactctataaaatttaattaaacttgataaaattttataaaatcattttttcacgGAAGTAGTAAGCAAAGAAAATGAACAACATATTACTGATAgatataaatcaatttttattggaGGTTCGGAGTGAAACAAGTACCTTTATATCTCAATTTATTGAGGAAACCACTTGATAGATTTATTTCTTACTATTATTTTCTACGCTACGGAGACAATTTTCGACCACATCTTCTCAGGAAGAAGTATGGTGACACTAAGACATTTGATGAATGTGTTAAAGCTGGCCAAACTGACTGTGATCCTAACAGCATGTGGTTACAAATACCATTTTTATGTGGTCATGAACCTGGATGTTggtatgatatttttatttcaagttaagagtaatttatttttctcataacataaaattattttactaggGAAGTTGGTAATCCATGGGCTCTGGAGGAAGCGAAAAGAAATTTAGCAAATAATTACTTCCTCGTCGGAGTAACTGAAGAATTAGATGAATTTGTACAAATTTTACAAATCGTACTTCCTGATTTTTTCCGAGGAgctcataatttattttctcatagtaaGTTAATcattgataaagaaaaatttattgtcaaaaaacattcttaaaaaagtattgagtaaaaaatatttgggtTCATTAATGTTAAgacgttattttaaatatgtttGAAGTTTTGAAGACATTAAATATACTTACAAACGAGTGTTTATGGTATGTATAGGTTCGATTtgttaatcgaaaaaatattgtttttcctaaagtaatttttttcctcagtGTAGAACTCAATTAGACGTGTCATTGGTgtattaaacttaaaaatccGTTAATTGACTTGAGAGACATCGATaccgaaaaatttaatgtttcgAAAATTACAGTAGatttttctctttatagtctctgtTAAGCAATTCATAATTCATTCTAATTGGTTCGTTAGTTCAGAAAATATCGTCaaggcatttaaaaaattactagtctctgaattttcttagaatatttaatatttccgAGTTATGTtctaattcgaaattttttaattctttatcTTGATTACTAACACTTAGTTCTGTCCGAATCTCTGCGTTTCCCGAAAAATAATCATCAGAAAGAATTCAAAGATGCATgtctttcaattatttttgattttttgtaattcaagGCTAGACATAACTTCTATTAAACTCGAAAAGCTTAAAATTACAAACGTACTCAGAAGTAGTTTCGAGCTCcaaaatattcacaataatgttttcgggaagttttggggctgccCCGCAGGTTCAACCGTTTTCCtgattttttgttcattatttaTACAGTTAAAATCACCccacaaaatttcaaaaagtttcaaatttttctaccCCACTATTCCTTTCAGCTGACTGTACTAGTATTCAAATGATTTGCGAGATTTCGAATGTAAGAAATTCATTGACACACAACATTAAATTGACGACGAGCctcattttcgatttttaaaaaacatttatttaagcCTTAATATCGATTAGAAAAAcgtacaaaaaatttactttttatggTTGCTTTAGTCATTGGATacttcttataattttaatttgttacgGAAAAGTATATTACAGCTATTGCTTTTACGAGTGCgattgtatttataatatttaagccaactaattttttttttattttcaataattacagGCGATAAATCACATTTGCGAAAAACTACTCAAAAAATAGAACCTCTTCCAGAAACggtgaaaataattcaaaattctacTGTTTGGAAAATGGAAAACGAACTATATAATTTTGCTGTTTCTTACTTCCATGCTGTAAAAAAACGTTTAATAAATGCTTCTTTACAAGACTTAAACCAACATTTtatgtatgaaaaaatacgaccaaaatgaatcaatttttaaaaaaatgtacgttattataaattagttatttgtataattcaacataattataaatgttattattttccagGTCTTAGCGCAAACATATGTACAGGATATAAACCTTGAGGCAAATGGAGTTGTTCTTGTTCTTTAATGCAAATCAAATTGGCAGattgaaatacttttttcaGATTGTCATATGGCCTAGTAAAAGAAGAATCTTGAACATCGacttcaattttattagaacttgttacattttcttttacaATTATCATTCCATTAGTTTTCAGTGCGTTGCTACAAgtcaaataattatgattagtTTACCAGAAATGTtacataaaagtatttttaatataatttacctgcacttttttaaaaattctattaaatcTTCATCTTGAAGATATCCTAAAACCCATTGACACCAAATAACATCGTACTTCTTTGATTCaggacaaaaattttgtaatcctaaaatttttttttctattactatacatggaaaaaaaggatttcttggctcaataaaattttttcccgccccaagaaaattttcctttttaattcataattcaaacaatttctgaggacaagtaaaaatttcttggggagagtaaaaatttttcgcgccaaaaaattcttttgttcTGTGTAgttaacaattcattttaaaaagtcGTAATCCACAAATTGcctaggttttttttttcttttttaacaaaatttttgtagaaTATTACCAGATAATTTgagtcaaattaaattttaaatgtttatcaAGCTTTGAGGATTTCATTTGATTTATCTTagcaaatatatttttaaacagattGTATCAATtcgtgttaaattttataaacatggGTTACGTCTCTTTAAAAATAAGATTGCAAACTGTAATTTTGCAGTAAGAATAAGTGCTACCAAAGGAATAAAATTGACCAACATTCGATGActgcaaaagtttttttgcaGTATCTAAAAATTTGCTATTTTGTTCAACTAAATCCactaatttaaaatgtttaatgagtaatttttttgtgattctTCCTATACCGCTGCCACAATCCAATGCGTAAGTTTTATTTGGTGGATTTTCAAGCTGAAAACATTATTAAgttagaatatttaaaaattcagcaTCAGAATTTCATACTTCAAATAAAGAACTCAAAAAGCCATCAGATCCATCGATGTCGATACGAGATATAAATCCAAAGCCACCTAACATTCCATTTAGAGTTGCAGGAACATTATTCCAATACTTAGCTGAATCTGCATAAAATTCTTTTGGGTCATATAAAGATTTCGATATACCCTCCATTgtctgataaaatgaaaacgttgaattattatttttttattcaaactttCTATCTCGAATTAATGCCTGATGAAAACTATAACCTCCAACATCACAAAGCTTTATTTATACTTCGAACACATTAGCGTCTTCTGTAACAGGTTTGCTCAAAACTTCTTTACTCCTAACGTAAGGTGACATCTCCATTCAGCGACAACTTTACTCGATGACAACTGTACTCCAGTTACATTCTCGATCGAAACATGTTTACTCACAGACCACTTTATTCAAGAGACATCCTGATAGCACGAGTTGCTCGTCAAGAAGTTGGTATTTATTAGTTTGCGATcgacttgacgacaagttgtcgacaactctagcttttgcaacttttggctacaaccctgatagccacacatTACTCAGTAAGGTCTGCAGAGCAACACTTTCGGCTAACTTAACGAGAAAGTTTCTGGCAAAccttggctggataatactttcCTTCAAGTTACCTTTAGAttacggcagtagcttgtaTGTAGTTAACTTACGGTTAGGGTGGCTAGGCTATCAAGGAAGTTACcgccaactttctgagaaCGTTGGCGCCAGTGGAGCCGCAATTCGGAGGCaggtttctgagaaaattgaaggcaactTTCCGTCAACTTATAGATTGCCAACTTTTGGCCACCAACTTGCTCAGAAAGTGACTGACAACTTAttggatttccaacttttgttaccaactttctcagaaagtgtcAACTTTGAAAATAccaacttttgcggccaacttggcgtcTAGTTCGGCTGTTAGTTTGACGCCAGTTTCTTGCCAACTTGGCCATCAGGGAActttttacgataaaaaaaggTCGGTAATGTTctttcttaccatttcagaaagTAAGCTAATTTATACGTAGAAATGTCTACAATTtaacggtaaaaaaatactttacaattatgacttatattatatattacttACACTggtcataaaaattaagggatagaaaaaaaatccgaaatttttaggtgattttcaacatgctgtaactcggtgaaaaatggtcgcagaagaaaattaaaaaaagtaaattgtagcctcaagtttttagttttcagatctggacctcaaatttttttatcatgtacggttccggagtaatcataagaaaaccaacgaaaaaaaaattttcaaaatttttgctggtctacCACTAACTCTATgggcgtcaataaatttttttgaataatccgacctTATGAttcttttaggaaattttatgccctttaatttagcggcctgaaaaagtctctacgacgatttggcgctgaGTTATCagtgatcaaagcaaaaaagtccattttggctttgataatcaataactccggacatattggtcgtacagagaatggaagcagagtttagaaaactgaaaaatattctctataaggcaaaattagtggcttttgatagaaaaaatttttttaaagcgatattgtttagtaaaaaacaggtcaaaattcgcaaatttaaggatattcggaaatcttgctataactttggatataacggatgaacaaaggatatcttttttttttttttccaacctcaaagtgtcctgaaaaaaccctgaaaatttcaaatcgctgtgatttttctttcttagtgccccgaagctttaaaattatcgattttgtcaaaaatcaccataattggtagtttctcggtttttattcattttttcgatttgaaaatgttttttttctatcaataaCCTTTATTTCCTTAATCAAAAAGATTgattgtcgaaaaaaattgaaaaaaaaaaatttttgaaaaaattttgtttttttcaaaaattctttttttcaaaaatttttttttttcaaaattttttttttattatatccgcaatgatttatcattatcaaaaaaaaaaatcctaaaattttttttaccgccagCATTAGCGTTACCCAAagcgtatgtttgttaagttgacatttaaagcagatgcagttacagcggtaaaaaaaattttttgaattttttttgacaatgataaatcattgcggatacaataaaaaaaaaaattttgaaaaaaaaaaaatttttgaaaaacaaaaaatgcgTATGTTTCTGTTTAGGTTTCAAGTATCGGGTGACAGGAAACGTTCCAAGACCACTCAAACCGTATTTATATATCtctgaatacaaaataaagatttatttatctatttatttaaagtttcttataaaaaaaatatccaatttAATGAGTATGTGCCAtgacgatttattatttaaattattgactaaatattgataagacgcaataagtgttgtaagatattaatatacaatttcaaatgaaatttaaacaCGCGCCTATTTATGGATCTCAagtttactaattaattaacaggtgGAGGCACCTGAGGACGTAACAGAGAtttcgttaggtgcggcccagccttaaggctgggccgcacctaacgaagtcctgaatttaagaattctaattatttattaaataattatcataacagcaattttcttagcttccgactaaaagccgaagacgaacttcctcggaagattttcatcatccgattcccataaatattcaaagaataattagaattcttaaattcaggacttcgttaggtgcggcccagccttaagttaaccgaaaatgtttcactgcagaacttgctgaGCAATTATATTTggagtgtggctatcagggtggGATGATACTCCGTGGTACCAACCTTGATATAGGGATTCTTAATACACCTTGGAAAAATGGAATGCTGTCTGTGGAccttgaatataaaaatttttcccatagAGAAAGTATAACCTTTTTACAGGTAAATTTCGGGATGCTCCTCAGGAGCaatgtgtatatatacataaatacaaCGTATTTCTAATAGGCCAGTTAACTtctaaaaaacatttttagttgtaattaaataaacaagtttaagataaataacgataataataCATGGTAACAATAACGACACTGTTAACAATGATTGTATCAATTGT
The Microplitis mediator isolate UGA2020A chromosome 6, iyMicMedi2.1, whole genome shotgun sequence genome window above contains:
- the LOC130669648 gene encoding heparin sulfate O-sulfotransferase isoform X2 — translated: MLISELTKIQDFTKNQKSSKSDTKLEKFEDTIIIYNRVPKTGSTSFVGVVYDLCKKNKFHTLHINITNNMHTFTLYNQIQFVNNITRWNIMKPAFYHGHMAFLNFNKFGVKQVPLYLNLLRKPLDRFISYYYFLRYGDNFRPHLLRKKYGDTKTFDECVKAGQTDCDPNSMWLQIPFLCGHEPGCWEVGNPWALEEAKRNLANNYFLVGVTEELDEFVQILQIVLPDFFRGAHNLFSHSDKSHLRKTTQKIEPLPETVKIIQNSTVWKMENELYNFAVSYFHAVKKRLINASLQDLNQHFMYEKIRPK
- the LOC130669649 gene encoding 39S ribosomal protein L15, mitochondrial, giving the protein MTARGNGSRDLALLMLKSLPRVCLGNLRANPGTLKKNKRGRGQHGGDKHGAGNKGSGQRQNYMQLGYETGNTPFYLRFGHEPYYKNHHLRRQYPPLSLHQLQMLIDTNRIDSSKPIDLTTLLNTGIYRIDTRMNHAGVQLTIDGANSFNSKVNIEVQWTTEPVIAAIEKIGGTITTAYYDRVSLDCLRNAKKFFKKGSPIPRRMLPPMDALEYYSSAANRGYLADAEQIAHERLVLSQKYGYTLPKLEDDPESSMLTKRKNPRQIFYGLAPGWIVSLKDNTILKPTSSFVKEYYNN
- the LOC130669650 gene encoding N-terminal Xaa-Pro-Lys N-methyltransferase 1, producing MLETMEGISKSLYDPKEFYADSAKYWNNVPATLNGMLGGFGFISRIDIDGSDGFLSSLFELENPPNKTYALDCGSGIGRITKKLLIKHFKLVDLVEQNSKFLDTAKKLLQSSNVGQFYSFGLQNFCPESKKYDVIWCQWVLGYLQDEDLIEFLKKCSNALKTNGMIIVKENVTSSNKIEVDVQDSSFTRPYDNLKKVFQSANLICIKEQEQLHLPQGLYPVHMFALRPGK
- the LOC130669648 gene encoding heparin sulfate O-sulfotransferase isoform X1 — its product is MIFRNFPVQWLLVIILVVIILFFKIKLESLKDENKMLISELTKIQDFTKNQKSSKSDTKLEKFEDTIIIYNRVPKTGSTSFVGVVYDLCKKNKFHTLHINITNNMHTFTLYNQIQFVNNITRWNIMKPAFYHGHMAFLNFNKFGVKQVPLYLNLLRKPLDRFISYYYFLRYGDNFRPHLLRKKYGDTKTFDECVKAGQTDCDPNSMWLQIPFLCGHEPGCWEVGNPWALEEAKRNLANNYFLVGVTEELDEFVQILQIVLPDFFRGAHNLFSHSDKSHLRKTTQKIEPLPETVKIIQNSTVWKMENELYNFAVSYFHAVKKRLINASLQDLNQHFMYEKIRPK